The genomic DNA GGTTGATGGGCATGAAACGCCGCTCTGTATGTATCATTTTACTTTTCACAATGAGCTCCTCCTTTAGACTGTCAAGTGAGTGAGTAAATGAGTaagtgagcgagtgagtgagtgacgCTTCCGAACTCTGGCATGGCATCACGGCTCTCGGTGCCGGGCCGGAGTGGCTGCCACGGTGTAAGCGAGCCTACCGCGGGGCCTCCTCCGCAAGCCGACCTCgggtcccctccccccagtCCCCATTCTCCCGTGGGGACCCCaacgcctcctcggccaaaCAGTGGTGACGGCGTGTatgggtgtgtgtggtgtgtgtgtgtgtggcttTGGGGAATGAGtgaggaggggaagagggccGTGATgaaccccgccgccgccgccgcccagcaaCGAGTCAACGCAACGACTGGACAGACCGAACCGAAGCTCCGATAAAACTCCATTTGAGCGGGTCCGACGGTGGATGTCTGGGAACACGAAATGAGCCTTCTAGCGAGCGTAGTGAGCGTTAGTGAGCGCGAGGGGAGCCACCATCAGGGTGCGCAACTCATACTGACAAACGATGATGCAATagctgcccctcctccccctcatTTGCCCTCATTCACggtgctcctcctcctcccccccttcgtctGCTTTAAAGAGGCCACCTAGAAGCTTCTTTTTCTCTGGGTCTCACGATattccccctccccctatAAACACGACCTCCCCGCCCCTTCAATTCCTCTTTTCCTCTCACAAGATAATCTTCATTACAACAAAacctcaacaacaacaccaaccaCATCCCATACCACCGCAATCATGTCTTTCGGTAACAAGGCCAAGCTCCacaccggcgccgagatcCCGTATGTCACTACCATCACAGCTCCCTCCTTGTCGATCCCGTTACCCCgcctcctctcttctctgcCCTGTACCGGAATCACACTGACCTGAACCTCTCCCCTCCTTCAGCACTCTGGGATACGGCACCTGGCAGTCCGCCCCCGGCGAAGTCTCCGTCGGTGTCTACGAGGCCCTCAAGGCCGGCTACCGccacctcgacctcgccaagaTCTACCAGAACCAGCCCGAGGTCGCCCAGGGCATCAAgaaggccctcgccgagatccCCGGCCTGAAGCGCGAGGACATCTGGATCACCTCCAAGCTGTGGAACAACAACCACCGCCCCGAGAACGTtgaggccgccctcgacgagaccctcaaggagctcgagctcgactACCTCGACCTCTACCTCATCCACTGGCCCGTCGCCTTCAAGAAGGACGGCGACAAGCTCTTCCCCCTTGCCAGCGAGaacgaggtcgacctcgaccaggAGGTGTCCCTCGTTGACACCTGGAAGGGTAAGGCCATCTCTTACCCATTGTCCTGTCCATTGTCTCCATCGAGCGTGCCTTGCTGACCCCATCCAGCCCTGATCGACCTCCCCAAGTCCAAGGTCAAGAACATTGGTGTCTCCAACTTCACCGTTGAGGACCTCCAGaccgtcatcgacgccaCCGGCGTTGTCCCCGCCGTCAACCAGATCGAGCGTCaccctctcctccagcagaACGACACCCTGATCAAGTacgccaaggagaagaacaTCCACATCACCGCCTACTCTGTACGTCTCACACTCCTCTCAACACCCTTGTCTGTTCTAAAACCAGTGACTAACAACACCCAGGCCTTCGGCAACAACGGCTTCGgtctccccctcctcatcgAGAACGACACCGTCAAGAAGATCGCCGAGCGCCTCAACGCTACCCCCGCccaggtcgtcctcgcctGGTCCCAGACCGGCGGCCACTCCGTCATCCCCAAGTCCGTCACCCCGAGCCGCATCCAGTCCAACTTCCAGGAGGTCAAgatcaccgacgacgacgtcgccgccattAACGAGATCGGCAAGCAGCCCCGCCGCTACAACATCCCCTTCACCTACAAGCCCCGCTGGAACATCAACATctgggacgaggaggaggagaaggcggccaCCAACAAGGTCGTCCGCAAGCTTTGAAGCGCGAGCGCGTTTGTTCTGTAGAAATCACAAAAATGATACCATGCGGCACCTGCACCCCATAGAACGGTCCGTCGACGGCCCATAGTTAGACGACTCTATGAATGATGAAAAGTAATAGATGAAAACCCGTTTCGTCAAATTCAAATTGTGTGAAATGTCATGTGTAGCATTGATACATGTTTCGCCTACTTGGAGAAGATTCTTGGTGGCCGAAAACTGCTGCATTTCTTGACGACATAGATGATTATGGTAGCTGGGACCGGACGAGCCCGGACAAGCACCGGCCCCACCCGGCCCAAGCCAGTACCAGTTCGTCGCCGAATGGCAATAGTGCAACCAATATCTAATGCAATAAACAGACAACAGCCACTTTTGGAATGCTGACAACTCTTCCAAGGTTGCTATCCGCAATGCCAACATGCCCAAGGCATTTTCACCTAACCAATAGTCGCAGAGCGATGAAGTTTGGCAAAAGATCCCATGGCCGTGATCTACCCCTAAGCCAATCCCTGTGAATGTTCTCAGACTGCTATACGCCTCCATTTGCCTATATATAACAGAACTCTGATAAGACGTCCATCTTCAAGTCTCAAGGCTCAAATTCTCCAATTTCTGCCTTGACATCACGTGCAGTAACCAATAAAAGGCTTCTCTGTAATATTTGGCTGTCAGTATTACATGGTCTGAAAAAGATACAACAGGTAAGGCGGGCCTCGCTTAGCAGGAGCCCGTTTAGGATATTCGACCAAGGATTAATAAAATGCCTCAGGACTGGCAGCTGAAAGAAGACATGTCGGCTCCTTCGTTGATTGGACTAGCAGCATGCAATCTGCAGTTGGAGGAGCTATTCCTATGTGAGACACATCAGGTGATCTGCGGCTTACCGCGTCTGCCTGCATCTGTCGTCGCACCTTCAATATGGACGAGGCTGTAAGATTACGGATCCCTTCTTCGGGTCACAACAACGGGAAGCCTCATATCGGTTGACTGCATCGCACCCTCGGGTGGTCCCGCCCCGCTAAGCATGGCAGAGTCTCTGGCGgcgctcggcgtcgccgccaacatTGTCCAGTTTCTTGAGCTCGGGCTCAAGGCGACCATATCCATCGTCGAGACGTACCGCAgcatcaacgacgacggctggGCGTCGCGCAACGCCGACCTGGACTCGATGGCCAAGGATGTCCAGCTTTGCTTTGGCCGCCTCCAGGAGGATGCGGACGTCAAGCTGGACCCTTCCATGAAGAGCTTGCTTCAGCGGTCCATCGATACGGCCGACGAGCTCAGGTCGGTACTTCTAGGTTTGGTCATGGACAGCAGCAGACGACACCGCATGCAGAAATGGGCAAAATTCAAAGCATCGGTTGCTGCCCACTTCAAGAAAGGCAAGATTGATGAGATCCAAGCTCGACTAGCAGAGATCAAGTCACACATATTTGAGCGACTCCAGGTTCTTCTATAGTAAGCTAGCCTACCTTGACAGGCTACTTCTACAATTATATCGCGTTGTGAGATGTTTACCCACTAACAGATATCTGTAGCGACCACCGCCTGTCGCTGTCTAGATCGATGCATTCCCTCGAGGAAGCATCGGAAGGGTGGAACCGCGCCACGGAAAAGAGACTGAACGCCTTGGCCCAAGACCTCGGGAAACTCGCCGAGGAGTCCCAGTCGGCTGCCGAGGCGTCGAGCGAAGGCCTCAGAGTGTTCGCCGAGACCTGGGCTCGCGTgtccgaggaggccaagaaccAAGACACCGTCCTCGCAATCCTGGCAAGCCTGCGCTTTGCGCAGATCAAAGAGCGGCAGAGCGAGGTCCCCAAAGCCCATCGCACCACGTTCGAATGGGTCTTTAGCGAAGAATCACCCGTCGACTTCTCGGCCTGGCTCCTCGAGTCGAGCGGCCTCTTCTGGATCACGGGGAAGCCCGGGTCGGGGAAGTCCACCCTGATGAAGTTTCTTCTCGGGCACGAGCGGACGATGCTCCTCGCGGAAGGTTGGGCCAAGACAGAACCGCTCATCATCGCTAGCCACTTCTTCTGGGCCGTCGGCACGGAGATCCAGAAATCCCAGGAAGGCCTTCTCCGCACGCTGCTGTTCCAGGTTTTGGTGAACTGCCCGGGGATCATCTCCATGGTCTGCCCGGCGCGATACGCCAGCCCGTTCAGACGCCTGGACACTTGGAGCATCGAAGAGCTCTCGGAGGCGTTCATACGCCTTAAGGACATCCGGCCCCTACCGGCCCGCATCCTGTTGTTCGTGGACGGTCTCGACGAGTACAAGGGCAATAAGGGCGACTTGGTGCGGTTCCTACGGTCCACCTCCGAGTCTCCCTACATCAAAGTGTGCTGCGCGAGCAGGTCGTGGCCAGTGTTTCTCAACGGCTTCAAAGACGTCTCGGGCCAGATCCGCATGCACGAACTCACGGCCAACGATATGGTGTGCTACGTCCGGGACACGCTAGAACAGCATAGTTTCTTCGAAGCCCTGAGGAAACGCCACGAGGATGAGGCGGAAAATCTCGTCAGAGACATTGCGGAAAGGTCCGAAggcgtcttcttctgggtcttcctcgtcgtcaagtcACTGCTGCGCGGCCTGGACAACAGCGACGATCTCGGCATCCTGCAGAGGCGGCTCTCCGAGTTCCCCTCGGACCTCGACAAGTATTTCCAGCGCATGCTGGACACCATCGAGAACGTGTACAAAGAGAACGTCTCGTTGGTGTTCTCGATGCTTCTGCTGGCCAACTCGCCCCTGCCGACGGTTCTGTTTCTGGCACTGGAAGACCTGGTCGAAACGTGCAAGAAGGAACGAGACCACAAAGAACGGAATCAGAGCAAATTCTTTCCATCTCTGATGGCTTGGCGGCGGGATCTGGCGCCGAAGACCTTGGACACGTTTACCCTGAACGTCATCCACGATGCATTTGGACTAAAGCACGGGCAAGAGAAACAGTTGGCTTGCGGCGACCTCGAAGAATCGTTAGTGAAAACGAAGCAGGACCAGATCCTGGCGCAGTGTCGTGACTTGGTCCAGGCCTGGGAGATCGACGGTGGAATATCACCCTACCATCTGAGATTGGGATTCCTTCATCGTACCGTCGTGGAGTTTCTCCAGCAGTCCAAAGGAAACCAGTGGCACTCGACCCTCCCGGCGGAGCGTTACCTGCTCGGGAGATCATGTCTCGCCTTCGTAACGTTTTTAGGAGGCGTGCCTCTACACCAAACAGAAGAGTTTGTGCTGAGGTTGCTGTGTACCATACATGGCAACACGGCGCGACTTGACCATTTAAACGATTGGCTATTGGAAGGTCTCTTGCTAAAATTTGGTGACTACCCTTCCACAACTGCGGCTGATCCTCTCAGGAGAAGACTCGAAGGCGTAGTGATACAAGAATGGCTTCGAAGGGAGTATCCGTATGAGACGCCCGGAAGGCTCCGTGATTTTTGCGAGCAATACTTTCATTGGCTTCTGCACGAGTCAGGCCACATCGAAGTCGGGGATTGGGCGCGCATCTCATGGTCACGCATGATTGACTTGGAAACGCTTGAAAGGGTGCTGGGCGTGGACGGCCTCGTCTCCGAGCGCCGCCGGGAGCTATCTGTTGCATTTTTGGACTTCCTGGAGAGACTGTGCGCTTCCAGCGAAGAAGACAAGCCGAGGAACGCGTTTGACGTGTGCAAAGTGCTGATCCAGCACGGGATCGCAGGGTATGCGAGGGGCAACGGGAAGACCATGCCGTTCGGCCCGGATTCCAAGCAAACCAGGTCGGGGGATCCCGAGATGTTGGCGTTGACGCAGGTAACTACCCTCGAGCGGTTGCGGGGGAACAAAGTCTTTTCGGAAGAAGAGCTCCTGGAGCTTGGAGAAGCTTTCCCGTCAGGTAGTATTGCGCGGCACAAGACAACCGTGATAAGATGACAAGGTGATAAGATGACAACAGGTCTCGTAAAAGCATTCAGGGGTCCGGAGTCATGCGTCTGTCTGAGATCTGCCAATCATGACTGGGTGGTTTTGAATCTCCAGCATTTTTCTATTAAAACGAGGGAAACTAGTATTTGAGCCCCCACGTTTGAACCCGGAACTTTGAGAAGCTTTGGTGACATCTGGGGGGAAATGAGATTTGTGGATACAATAGCGCTTAGTTCTCACTTTTTCTTACCGAGAACCTTGCAGCGCCGAGGGGATCGGCACTCTAAAGTGTTGCCTGTTGCAGTCGAGTCAGTAGAGAGGTTTTTATCTCTAGACACCCGCGAACATTTGTCCGAAGCAATTCTCTCCATCTCAAAAAGATGATGCCCTCAAAACGAGGAAGGGATGTCAAAGAATGCGTTGGCGTACGAAAGGTGATGATACAACACGGGAGGGCTACGGGATATGTTGAGGCCACTGGAATTTCACAGCGCCAGTATGGCCTACAACTGCCAGCTTCCTGCTGTCAAAGAATCTCGTTCTCAAGGGATTGcgaaaggggaggggtgaTGGTATTTCTCTCAAGATGTGCTCCTGAAACTCAGATAAGCCTTTCCTTTGCCTTTCCGAGCAGTTCAAAAGCTCGATTGGCTACCACAAGGGTTCACTTGATGATCTGCATACACAAACGTCATGCGAAGCCGTTAGGGCAGTTAAATCTCGACAATTGAACTATGAGAAGATTCGAGTGGTTTGATGAGTCCTATCTCCAGGGGCCTTTGCGTGAGTCTAGACCCTCCAGTTTGACAAAGTCTCCCACCATGTTGATTTCCCCCCGAAAACTCCATTCCCCATTGACTTCCCCCTCCATCAAATTTGCTTGTCTGCTGGCTTATTTGCAGACTCCATTGTCAACCAGGGTAATACACTCGTCGACAGTGTCACAGCACCAGCCGCAGCCGTGGCTCGCAGCGCCAGAGCCAAAGGTGGTGCACTTCGCCAAGTCAGCATGTCCGTGACATAAATCTagggggacgggggactGCTTACGACTACGCCTCCCGTTCTCTGGGAGCAGTAAAAGCAGCCATTTGCGAAGGCGGTGCTGGCGAGAGAGACGATGGTGACGAGAACAGTTGCGACCTTCATTTTGGCTGGTGAATCGAGTGCTTCGGTTGGGGAAAAAGGAGTGGAAAGAGACTGTTTGGTCTTGATTTGTTGAGGCTTGTGGTCTGTAAAAGACTGAGAGCATCGGGAGGTTGGATAGCAGTTATATAGTTTTGTAGCAAGCCTGCATCAGCACATCTCGCTCAAACCTTTGGTGAAATTGCCTTCGTGTAAATGATGTCCACGCTTGCCCATGGGCTGGGCACCTGAGATGATTCCTCTGCCGGTGATTGCCGAAGAGCTGCAACCTGTGCTCTCTCCTGTCCCACTGGATGTGAGGAACGCGCGATTTAGCGGTGCGCGAGCCAGTACATGGTTGACCTAGGGTAAGACATAACGATCGTCGAGGACAAGCTTCTTTGGAGGAGATCCGCTATAGTCTAGGCTGCGAAACCGAGAAGATCTGATGCGGCGGCTTACGCTAGTCAGTTTCCATCAGAAGGGCAGGGCTGATAACGAGTTGCTGCAGTCAGGTTCCTCTTCTCATCCTGCAGGGTAAAAGCTTGCTAAAGGAACGCTTTGTTTTCATCTTCAGTAGCACTTGAAGAACTAAATGGCAAAAAAAAGACAGAAAAGAATGAGAAATTGAAACAGGAtgaacccccccccaagTCAGTTGCGAAGTTCAGTAAACATACTGCAGACGACTCGTGTCACAGGTGTGACCATGTTGTGAGGCCAGCACAACTGTGGAGTGGAGAAAAGCGACTTGAATTCTCTTTCAATGTGCTCCTTGCGCTTTAAATCATCGCCGAGGGCGTGCCGCCACTGGGAAAGGCGCTTTGGCTCCCACTCAGggcagcatcaacaccaccgccaccgcctcttcctcgagtcTCGGATCCACTCAAAGAGATGCCGCTTTCCGTATCGATGCCGGACCATGTCCTTGGTGATATCCTCACCATCCCAGGGAACAATAGCGGTGGTCGGGTTGTAACCGATCGCCAGGCAGACGAGAAGACCGAGTTGACGTCGTCGGTCGTGCGGTCAATCTCGGTGTAGCCGACATACGGCTCTAGCACCATAGTCTCCTGTGAGACGGTCTCGTCGAAGAGCAGCTGGCCAGCGGAGTTTAAGTTTCCAGTCTTGATCGTGCCGTTGGCGTGGGGGACCCAGTCGGTGAAGACTGGTAGCGAATCGTTAAATCGTTGTACAGCAACACGATCGGAGACAAATTGGCGCGTACTGTCAGCGTGGATGCGCATAGTGCGGTGGACGTACAAGCTGGGGGAAATGGTCTTCATCTCGAGGATTCTTTTGTCGTTTTAAGGCCGCACGCTGCGAAGCTGAAGTAGCTGCCGGTGGCGCTGCAATGCCAGAAGGCGAGGAGTGCGTTGAAGAGAGGCTCGCAGGTGGCCATTTCCATGacgccgacatcgaggaTCAGGAGCACGCCGGTCCGGTCCTCCGTCATGTTCTGCCGAAGGGTCTCGGACCGGGGCCAGGAGTATGGTCCTGCGGCGACGTCCGGGGCGAGGACGCAGATGCCGTTCTGGAGGGTGTCGTGTAGGGCAACTCAGTGACGATGGTGTAGGAGTTGTTGCCGGACTTCCTCTCCAGGCCGACTTCCCTGATGCCGTTTGGACCTCCGCTGTTTGAACTTGGCGGCTCCCAAAGCACACCGTTTCGACAGGTTGGCGTGGCGCCTGACGGTCCCCAGAGCGATCTCTTTGTGAGCATGGGCCAGGGAGGCCAGCGTGCCGATGGCAACTTTTTTGCATTCTCATGGTTCAGGCCGGAGAATTGTTCGTAATTAAAGAGACGTGTGTGAGGGGTTTCCAATCTTCTTTCCATAGAACTGTCGTGCTCTTGAAATATCAACTACTTGTATTGCGCGGCCGTCTCGTTGATAACGGTCCTCAAGAGATCGGCGTACACTTTTGCCAATTCCGCCGTGATAGTTTTTCCTTTGAACCACGAAATACCTTGTGTCCAATCTGAACTTTGCTTAGATCGAGAGAACCATGACGATACGAGTCTACCGGCTTCAACGCATTCACTTTTTGAAAGGTATCATTGCTGTCCTCGGTTACAGATGCCTTGAGGCCTGGCCCTCGATCTCGTACAGTTGTCTTGAAACTTGCGCATTCGGCAAACTTGGCAGATGAAGTCTTCAAGTGGTCACGAATCTCTTGATAATTGAACAGCGAGACTACATACGCAAACTGGACTTTGTTAGAATGCGAGAGGTTGACGAAGCAAGGCGGCCGGTTACGTACGATGCACCACTACCACGTACCAGCCAGAGGTTAGGCGGACTTGGATCCTTTAAGACCACTAACCGAAATGCAATCTGCATCTTAGGTCGCCTTGGCCTCCAGCCAAAATATCCCCTTTCGGTCTTTCGGAGTTAGTTTAGGATTAGGATTAAGTTGCGGAGTTGGGTTAGATGTTAACAGCTAGTTAGGATAGGGATTATATATTTTCTGCACAGGCAGTCCACTAGTCTCCTAGGTAGTTGACAGCAACACTGGCTGTGGAACTGTAACTGCTGACGTAAGATACTCCTACGATTGGGCTGCTAATGTAAGCGATCAGCGAACAAGACCGCTGGCACTGCAGCGCACTGGGCAACAGCTGTTACTGGGGTTAGCGCTGGCTGTTTGTTAGGCGTGCAGTTGACTTGGTCTGATTTCTGCAACCAACACATTCCCCTCCTGATCAGACAAATACAAGGCATACCACACGTTCCCCGTTCTCCAAAATGTCCTCGGTGCCTTATACTTCAATCCCCGAGCCTATGATGTCTTGATTTGGACGCCAAAGAAGGCAGTCCGTCAAGAGCGAAACGCAACTGCTGAGTAATCCGTAAGGAGTGAGTTGAGCGTGTTAGACGACCGACCGGCTTTCGATGCTGCTTGTATTGAGTTGGGCAACGTGGGGATCAAACCCGACATTATTCACGGCTATAAGAAAGCCATCAAAGTAGCAAGTTTGTCTGCCGGTCACATCCCAGGGACGCAAATCGTCCAAATCCCAGCGCCCTGGAAGTCAGTTCAGATGTCAGATCATCTGGTGGGTGAGAAGTGAACCATGTTACAGCGCTGCTTGTTGTGCTTGCTAAGCATCCCAAAACTCGTCCAGAGTGAGTGTGTGGCAGACGCAAACCTCGACGAATCAAATCTTGCTCTTCGTCCGCAACGGCCGAACTACGCCCTCCCGTCGCGACCAAACTGACACGGCAGCGCGCCGGGGCTCATCCCGGTACCGTCTCGGTCGTTGGGGAAAAGAAAATGTGCGAGCTGGTGGGACATGGACGCCAAGCCCACCCCGCCCGCACATCATCAGCACCTCTGCCCCATCCAGTCCTTAACAAGCATCGACGGCATGGCCAGTACCGCGCGGGATGTGGTGGTCTTTGGCTTTTTTAGGGGACACCATCGACCCGGGGCATCAAAGACTATCCCAAATTCCTGGGGACCCACACGGCCCGCCGCGGTCCCGCAATCGGGCAGTTGTCGGTTCCCGAGGCTAATGGGGAGATCTGCATGACGCGAGTAGTCAAACGGGTGTAAGTAGTCGATTGTAGCATCGCTGATTCGCCGGGGATGGTAAGTTGCTGGGAATTCCTGCGGGTCTCGTTTGCGAAAGCGACGTGCTGTACAGAGTTTACCAAGGACGAATGCCGTACAAGCAGCCTCTCTAAAGTCGCAGGTTGCTTGGCGATGGGCAAAACCAGAAACAACCTCAACGTCAACAGACCAAGGAAAGGGTTTATCCGTCTATAGTGAGAGACTGGGGCCGGTTCAAACCGGAATCCTCAGTAATTCTCCTCTTTCTGGGTTCCCTTGTGTATCCCTCGTTGAACGGCAATATAAATAATGGTTGCTTCATCCCTCTTTTCTCCCAACATGTCTCCTACACAGTAGTACACTTCACAATTTTTTCATCATCTTCCCTCTCACCCCCCAACAAGACTTCTTTCATTTCTCAAGATAACCATCCGACATGGAGGTGATAGCCCCCCCGAAGCACATTCTCAGCTCCTGGGTCGAATCCCCGTTGTTCGGGAAGACGGACCTCTGGACATCACTAtgcctcggcgccgtcctcgtcatcgt from Colletotrichum higginsianum IMI 349063 chromosome 3, whole genome shotgun sequence includes the following:
- a CDS encoding Aldo/keto reductase, with protein sequence MSFGNKAKLHTGAEIPTLGYGTWQSAPGEVSVGVYEALKAGYRHLDLAKIYQNQPEVAQGIKKALAEIPGLKREDIWITSKLWNNNHRPENVEAALDETLKELELDYLDLYLIHWPVAFKKDGDKLFPLASENEVDLDQEVSLVDTWKALIDLPKSKVKNIGVSNFTVEDLQTVIDATGVVPAVNQIERHPLLQQNDTLIKYAKEKNIHITAYSAFGNNGFGLPLLIENDTVKKIAERLNATPAQVVLAWSQTGGHSVIPKSVTPSRIQSNFQEVKITDDDVAAINEIGKQPRRYNIPFTYKPRWNINIWDEEEEKAATNKVVRKL
- a CDS encoding High-affinity nicotinic acid transporter is translated as MAESLAALGVAANIVQFLELGLKATISIVETYRSINDDGWASRNADLDSMAKDVQLCFGRLQEDADVKLDPSMKSLLQRSIDTADELRSVLLGLVMDSSRRHRMQKWAKFKASVAAHFKKGKIDEIQARLAEIKSHIFERLQVLLYDHRLSLSRSMHSLEEASEGWNRATEKRLNALAQDLGKLAEESQSAAEASSEGLRVFAETWARVSEEAKNQDTVLAILASLRFAQIKERQSEVPKAHRTTFEWVFSEESPVDFSAWLLESSGLFWITGKPGSGKSTLMKFLLGHERTMLLAEGWAKTEPLIIASHFFWAVGTEIQKSQEGLLRTLLFQVLVNCPGIISMVCPARYASPFRRLDTWSIEELSEAFIRLKDIRPLPARILLFVDGLDEYKGNKGDLVRFLRSTSESPYIKVCCASRSWPVFLNGFKDVSGQIRMHELTANDMVCYVRDTLEQHSFFEALRKRHEDEAENLVRDIAERSEGVFFWVFLVVKSLLRGLDNSDDLGILQRRLSEFPSDLDKYFQRMLDTIENVYKENVSLVFSMLLLANSPLPTVLFLALEDLVETCKKERDHKERNQSKFFPSLMAWRRDLAPKTLDTFTLNVIHDAFGLKHGQEKQLACGDLEESLVKTKQDQILAQCRDLVQAWEIDGGISPYHLRLGFLHRTVVEFLQQSKGNQWHSTLPAERYLLGRSCLAFVTFLGGVPLHQTEEFVLRLLCTIHGNTARLDHLNDWLLEGLLLKFGDYPSTTAADPLRRRLEGVVIQEWLRREYPYETPGRLRDFCEQYFHWLLHESGHIEVGDWARISWSRMIDLETLERVLGVDGLVSERRRELSVAFLDFLERLCASSEEDKPRNAFDVCKVLIQHGIAGYARGNGKTMPFGPDSKQTRSGDPEMLALTQVTTLERLRGNKVFSEEELLELGEAFPSGSIARHKTTVIR
- a CDS encoding Protocatechuate 3, which gives rise to MQIAFRLVVLKDPSPPNLWLFAYVVSLFNYQEIRDHLKTSSAKFAECASFKTTVRDRGPGLKASVTEDSNDTFQKVNALKPVDSYRHGSLDLSKVQIGHKNGICVLAPDVAAGPYSWPRSETLRQNMTEDRTGVLLILDVGVMEMATCEPLFNALLAFWHCSATGSYFSFAALYVHRTMRIHADSTRQFVSDRVAVQRFNDSLPVFTDWVPHANGTIKTGNLNSAGQLLFDETVSQETMVLEPYVGYTEIDRTTDDVNSVFSSAWRSVTTRPPLLFPGMVRISPRTWSGIDTESGISLSGSETRGRGGGGGVDAALSGSQSAFPSGGTPSAMI